A portion of the Pseudomonas sp. PSE14 genome contains these proteins:
- a CDS encoding acyl-CoA dehydrogenase family protein, which yields MDIHYTPEELAFREEVRAFLRDKLPAELAAKVKLGKRLSKEDNVFWMRTLNDRGWHASLWPVEYGGTGWSVVQKYIFEEECAIAGAPRVLPFGAVMVGPVIINFGTEEQKAHYLPRILDMTDWWAQGYSEPGSGSDLASLKTRAVREGDHYIVNGQKTWTTMGQHADWIFCLVRTDPQAKAQRGISFLLIDMKSPGITVRPIITLDGEHEVNEVFFDNVKVPVANLVGQENDGWTCAKYLLTHERTGLAGIGFSKQLLRQLKAIAARERKGGRALIDDPLFRAQIAELEMQLMAAEMSNLRILAAAREGGGSGAESSILKVRGTEIRQAITHLLRKAVGPYALPFLEEEMEACSGDLLHTDYSATAASQYFIMRKLSIYGGSNEIQKNIVSKVNLGL from the coding sequence ATGGACATCCACTACACGCCCGAAGAGCTGGCCTTCCGCGAGGAAGTGCGGGCCTTCCTGCGCGACAAGCTGCCGGCCGAGTTGGCCGCCAAGGTCAAGCTCGGCAAGCGCCTGAGCAAGGAAGACAACGTCTTCTGGATGCGCACCCTGAACGATCGCGGCTGGCACGCCTCCCTCTGGCCCGTGGAGTACGGCGGTACCGGCTGGAGCGTGGTGCAGAAGTACATCTTCGAGGAAGAATGCGCGATTGCCGGCGCGCCCCGTGTGCTGCCGTTCGGCGCAGTGATGGTCGGCCCGGTGATCATCAACTTCGGTACCGAGGAGCAGAAGGCCCATTACCTGCCGCGCATCCTCGACATGACCGATTGGTGGGCGCAGGGCTACTCCGAGCCGGGCTCCGGCTCCGACCTCGCCAGCCTGAAGACCCGCGCCGTGCGCGAGGGTGATCACTACATCGTCAACGGCCAGAAGACCTGGACCACCATGGGCCAGCATGCCGACTGGATTTTCTGCCTGGTGCGCACCGACCCGCAGGCCAAGGCCCAACGTGGCATCAGCTTCCTGCTGATCGACATGAAATCCCCAGGCATCACCGTGCGCCCGATCATCACCCTGGATGGCGAGCATGAGGTCAACGAAGTCTTCTTCGACAACGTAAAGGTGCCGGTGGCCAACCTGGTCGGCCAGGAGAACGACGGCTGGACCTGCGCCAAGTACCTGCTCACCCACGAGCGCACCGGCCTTGCCGGCATCGGCTTCTCCAAGCAGTTGCTGCGCCAGCTCAAGGCCATCGCCGCCCGTGAGCGCAAGGGGGGCAGGGCGCTGATCGACGATCCGCTGTTCCGTGCCCAGATCGCCGAGCTGGAGATGCAACTGATGGCCGCCGAGATGAGCAACCTGCGCATCCTTGCCGCTGCCCGTGAAGGCGGCGGCAGCGGCGCCGAAAGCTCGATCCTCAAGGTGCGCGGCACCGAGATCCGCCAGGCCATCACCCACCTGCTGCGCAAGGCCGTCGGCCCCTACGCACTACCGTTCCTCGAAGAGGAAATGGAAGCCTGCTCGGGCGACCTGCTGCACACCGACTACAGCGCCACCGCTGCCAGCCAGTATTTCATCATGCGCAAGCTCTCGATCTACGGCGGCTCCAACGAAATCCAGAAGAACATCGTTTCCAAAGTGAACCTCGGACTCTGA
- a CDS encoding acyl-CoA dehydrogenase family protein produces the protein MNLQFGIEEQRFREEVRAWIDEAFDDELRALMRRSKNGFLDKLGQQCWQKKLHARGWAAPDWPAEHGGPGWTPTQRYLFQCEIAAAGCPPISPMGIKMVAPVIMRFGSEAQKARFLPPTLSSDIFWCQGYSEPGAGSDLSALKMRAERDGDDYLLNGSKIWTTHAQWADWMFCLVRTSREAKQQAGISFLLVDMKSPGIRVSPLPLLDGPYPGEQEVNEVFFDNVRVPLANRIGEEGQGWTCAKYLLEFERGNSYGPALRYQLGQVLQLAERLPGDDGRPMAEDLDFQRRYCELAIRVEAVEATELRLFSGQRSGSSVGAASSMVKLVGTETKQAISELAIEVAGPRGWPFVRDTWAENRGRDVEANPGSPELAALLPRYFNYRKTSVYGGTSEIQRNIIAKQILGL, from the coding sequence ATGAATCTGCAATTCGGCATCGAAGAACAACGTTTCCGCGAAGAAGTGCGAGCCTGGATCGACGAGGCCTTCGACGACGAGCTGCGCGCGCTGATGCGACGCTCGAAGAACGGCTTCCTCGACAAGCTTGGCCAGCAGTGCTGGCAGAAGAAACTCCACGCTCGCGGCTGGGCCGCGCCAGACTGGCCCGCCGAGCATGGCGGCCCGGGCTGGACGCCGACGCAGCGCTACCTGTTCCAGTGTGAAATCGCCGCTGCCGGCTGCCCGCCGATTTCGCCGATGGGCATCAAGATGGTGGCGCCGGTGATCATGCGTTTCGGCAGCGAAGCGCAGAAGGCGCGCTTCCTGCCGCCGACGCTGTCGTCCGATATCTTCTGGTGCCAGGGCTACTCCGAGCCAGGAGCGGGCTCCGATCTTTCGGCCCTGAAGATGCGCGCGGAGCGCGACGGCGACGACTACCTGCTCAATGGCTCGAAGATCTGGACCACCCACGCGCAGTGGGCGGACTGGATGTTCTGCCTGGTTCGCACCAGCCGGGAGGCGAAGCAGCAGGCCGGCATCTCGTTCCTGCTGGTGGACATGAAGAGCCCCGGCATCCGCGTGAGTCCGCTGCCTTTGCTGGATGGCCCCTACCCGGGGGAGCAGGAGGTCAACGAGGTGTTCTTCGACAATGTGCGGGTACCGCTGGCCAACCGCATCGGCGAGGAAGGTCAAGGCTGGACCTGCGCCAAGTACCTGCTCGAATTCGAACGCGGCAACAGCTACGGACCAGCACTGCGCTACCAGCTGGGGCAGGTACTGCAGCTGGCCGAACGCCTGCCCGGCGACGACGGCCGGCCGATGGCCGAGGACCTCGATTTCCAGCGGCGCTATTGCGAACTGGCGATTCGCGTCGAGGCCGTGGAGGCGACCGAACTGCGACTTTTTTCCGGGCAGCGCTCCGGCAGTTCGGTGGGTGCCGCCTCCAGCATGGTCAAGCTGGTCGGCACCGAAACCAAGCAGGCCATCAGCGAGCTGGCGATCGAGGTGGCCGGGCCACGGGGCTGGCCCTTCGTTCGTGACACCTGGGCCGAGAACCGTGGTCGCGACGTGGAGGCCAATCCCGGTTCGCCCGAGCTGGCGGCGTTGCTGCCGCGCTACTTCAACTACCGCAAGACATCCGTCTACGGCGGCACCAGCGAGATCCAGCGCAACATCATCGCCAAGCAGATACTCGGACTCTGA
- a CDS encoding OB-fold domain-containing protein, with amino-acid sequence MAETSQATAPVGPEAQYQRFLQQGRFMLQRSVSSGRYVFYPRVAIPGTGETDLEWVEAAGTGRIYAITVNRSRNASHNVALIDLDEGVRMMSRIEGRETAPIGSRVKARVIEEDGQALVVFDVIDEVQA; translated from the coding sequence ATGGCCGAGACTTCCCAAGCCACCGCGCCCGTCGGGCCGGAGGCGCAGTACCAGCGGTTCCTCCAGCAGGGCCGCTTCATGCTGCAGCGCAGCGTCTCCAGTGGCCGCTACGTGTTCTACCCGCGGGTGGCCATCCCCGGCACCGGCGAGACCGACCTGGAATGGGTCGAAGCCGCCGGCACCGGACGCATCTACGCCATCACCGTGAACCGCTCGCGCAACGCCAGCCACAACGTGGCATTGATCGACCTGGACGAGGGCGTACGCATGATGTCGCGCATCGAAGGCCGCGAAACCGCGCCCATCGGCAGCCGCGTGAAGGCCCGGGTGATCGAGGAAGACGGGCAGGCGCTCGTGGTGTTCGACGTGATCGACGAGGTGCAGGCATGA
- a CDS encoding coniferyl aldehyde dehydrogenase yields the protein MSAYDHPNGTEIRALLDRQRSAFLAAGPSSAEQRIELIDRAIGLLVDHQEEIVESVAADFGHRSKDFSRVTEVLSPLMTLKQTKAQLAEWMKPEQRHSDRGDAWVQYQPLGVVGIVSPWNFPVNLAFGGLAGALAAGNRVMIKPSEFTPRTSALMARMIRSVYAEDEVAVVTGGADVGQAFCTQPFDHLLFTGATSIGRQVMRAAAENLVPVTLELGGKSPTIISRSADFKAAVTKVITGKMHNAGQICLAPDYVFVPEESLEEFIAIAKAVLAGYFPTLKDNPDYTSVINARHFERLLGYLSEAREAGVELVELNPAGEDFSDQAHHKIAPTLLIDPVDGLRVMQDEIFGPLLPVKPYKEIADVVAYVNAHPRPLGLYYFGSDAAEEEYVLTRTTSGGVTLNDVLKHVAVESLPFGGVGPSGMGAYHGRDGFRTFSHAKAIFRPAEGPDLMRPPYVDQLKQIVASLITR from the coding sequence ATGAGCGCGTATGACCACCCGAACGGCACGGAGATCCGTGCGCTTCTCGACAGGCAGCGCAGCGCCTTTCTCGCGGCCGGCCCGTCTTCGGCCGAGCAGCGTATCGAACTGATCGACCGCGCCATCGGCCTGCTGGTCGATCACCAGGAAGAGATCGTCGAGTCCGTGGCCGCCGATTTTGGCCATCGAAGCAAGGACTTCAGCCGCGTGACCGAGGTCCTGTCGCCGCTGATGACCTTGAAGCAGACGAAGGCCCAATTGGCCGAGTGGATGAAGCCGGAGCAACGTCACAGTGATCGTGGCGACGCCTGGGTGCAGTACCAGCCCCTGGGTGTGGTGGGTATCGTCAGTCCGTGGAACTTCCCGGTAAACCTGGCCTTCGGCGGCCTGGCCGGCGCCCTGGCGGCGGGCAACCGGGTGATGATCAAGCCCTCCGAGTTCACGCCCCGGACCTCGGCGCTGATGGCTCGGATGATTCGCTCGGTGTATGCCGAGGACGAGGTCGCGGTGGTCACTGGCGGAGCGGATGTCGGCCAGGCGTTCTGCACCCAGCCATTCGACCATCTGCTGTTTACCGGCGCCACCAGCATCGGCAGGCAAGTGATGCGCGCCGCCGCCGAGAACCTGGTACCGGTGACCCTGGAGCTGGGCGGCAAGTCGCCCACCATCATTTCCCGTTCGGCCGACTTCAAGGCCGCGGTGACCAAGGTCATCACCGGCAAGATGCACAACGCCGGGCAGATCTGCCTGGCCCCGGACTACGTCTTCGTTCCCGAGGAATCGCTGGAAGAGTTCATCGCCATCGCCAAGGCGGTACTGGCCGGTTACTTCCCGACACTCAAGGACAATCCGGATTACACCTCGGTGATCAATGCACGGCATTTCGAGCGCCTGCTGGGGTACTTGAGCGAGGCTCGGGAGGCCGGTGTCGAACTGGTCGAGCTGAATCCCGCTGGCGAAGACTTCAGCGACCAGGCCCATCACAAGATCGCGCCGACCCTGCTGATCGATCCGGTGGACGGGTTACGCGTCATGCAGGACGAAATCTTCGGTCCTCTGCTGCCGGTCAAGCCGTACAAGGAGATCGCCGACGTGGTCGCCTATGTCAACGCACATCCGCGTCCGCTCGGCCTGTATTACTTCGGTAGCGACGCGGCGGAGGAGGAGTACGTGCTCACCCGCACCACCTCGGGCGGCGTCACCCTCAACGACGTGCTCAAGCACGTCGCTGTCGAAAGCCTGCCATTCGGCGGCGTGGGGCCCAGCGGCATGGGCGCCTACCACGGCCGCGATGGCTTCCGCACCTTCAGCCATGCCAAGGCGATCTTCCGCCCGGCCGAGGGCCCGGACCTGATGCGCCCGCCCTACGTCGATCAGTTGAAACAGATCGTCGCTTCGCTCATCACCCGCTGA
- a CDS encoding Zn-dependent alcohol dehydrogenase, whose translation MKAAVLRQPGTPLVIEDVAISKPGPREVLIRTVAVGVCHSDLHFVDGTYPFPMPVVLGHEAAGIVEQVGSEVRSVKPGDHVVTCLSAYCGHCEHCVTGHLSLCVSPDTKRGKDDEPRLSEIQSLKPVNQFMNLSSFAEQMLVHENACVSIRKDMPLDRAALLGCAVITGTGAVFNTAKVRPGETVAVIGCGGIGLSAINGAVLAGAGRIIAIDRLDSKLELARRFGATDVINASEGDVVKQVLELTRGGVHHAFECIGLKQTFEQAFGMLVRGGSATVIGMIKPGQKIELHGFDILGERRIQGSFMGSNRFPVDMPRLVDFYMQGRLKLDEMISQRLKLEHINEAFDELRRGELARSVIVFDQ comes from the coding sequence ATGAAAGCAGCTGTATTGCGTCAACCGGGCACCCCGCTGGTCATCGAGGACGTCGCCATCAGCAAGCCGGGACCGCGCGAGGTGCTGATCCGCACCGTGGCCGTGGGTGTGTGCCATTCCGACCTGCACTTCGTCGATGGCACTTATCCGTTCCCCATGCCGGTGGTCCTCGGTCACGAGGCGGCCGGCATCGTCGAGCAGGTCGGTTCCGAGGTGCGCTCGGTGAAGCCGGGCGACCATGTGGTGACCTGCCTGTCGGCCTACTGCGGGCATTGCGAGCATTGCGTGACCGGCCACCTTTCGCTGTGCGTGTCACCCGACACCAAGCGCGGCAAGGACGACGAGCCGCGCCTGAGCGAGATCCAGAGCCTCAAGCCGGTCAACCAGTTCATGAACCTGTCGTCCTTCGCCGAGCAGATGCTGGTGCACGAGAATGCCTGCGTCTCGATCCGCAAGGACATGCCCTTGGACCGCGCGGCGCTGCTCGGCTGCGCGGTGATCACTGGCACGGGGGCGGTGTTCAACACCGCCAAGGTGCGCCCTGGCGAAACCGTGGCGGTGATTGGCTGCGGCGGCATCGGCCTGTCGGCGATCAATGGCGCCGTGCTGGCCGGGGCGGGGCGGATCATCGCCATCGACCGGCTCGACTCAAAGCTGGAGCTGGCCCGTCGTTTCGGCGCCACCGACGTGATCAACGCGAGCGAGGGCGACGTGGTCAAGCAGGTGCTCGAGCTGACCCGTGGTGGCGTGCACCATGCCTTCGAGTGCATCGGCCTCAAGCAGACCTTCGAGCAGGCCTTCGGCATGCTCGTCCGCGGCGGCAGCGCAACGGTGATCGGCATGATCAAACCGGGGCAGAAGATCGAGCTGCACGGCTTCGACATCCTCGGCGAGCGCCGCATCCAGGGCTCCTTCATGGGCTCCAATCGCTTCCCGGTGGACATGCCGCGGCTGGTCGACTTCTACATGCAGGGCCGCCTCAAGCTCGACGAGATGATTTCCCAGCGCCTGAAGCTGGAGCATATCAACGAAGCCTTCGATGAGCTGCGCCGTGGCGAACTGGCGCGCTCGGTCATCGTTTTCGACCAGTGA
- a CDS encoding acyl-CoA dehydrogenase family protein has protein sequence MDFELTMEQKLLQDSLQRFLDEHYGFAQRMEAVNSADGWRPQCWEALAEDLGVLGASFAEEHGGLGGGLLENLLVMQSFGGALVVEPYLSTVVIGGGLLQRVGGAQAQRLIPQIIAGDLRIALAQREEQGSDCLHDVACRAQREAEGYRLNGKKCLVLGAPWASHLLVSARTAGTSRERDGISLFLVENDAKGLRRLDYPTVDGSRAADIHFDNLWVPQSALLGPEGQGFALLQGVLDEARLAHCAEAVGCMQRMLADTLAYARERRQFGVPIGSFQVLQHRMVEMHIQIEQTLSLTYLAAMRALASPADLALAACAATAQAIKALRFVGQAAVQIHGGMGITEELALGHYFKRATVMEQQFGSLDHHVRRYASLALPRRAQA, from the coding sequence ATGGACTTCGAACTGACGATGGAACAGAAACTGCTGCAGGACAGCCTGCAGCGGTTCCTCGACGAGCATTACGGCTTTGCCCAGCGCATGGAAGCGGTGAACTCCGCTGACGGTTGGCGGCCGCAATGCTGGGAAGCCCTGGCGGAGGACCTGGGGGTCCTGGGGGCATCCTTCGCCGAGGAACATGGCGGGCTCGGTGGCGGCCTGCTGGAGAACCTGCTGGTCATGCAGTCCTTCGGCGGCGCGCTGGTGGTCGAGCCGTACCTGTCCACCGTGGTGATTGGTGGCGGCCTGCTCCAGCGGGTGGGTGGGGCACAGGCGCAGCGACTGATCCCGCAGATCATCGCCGGTGACCTGCGTATCGCCCTTGCGCAGCGGGAAGAGCAGGGGAGCGACTGCCTGCACGATGTTGCCTGTCGCGCGCAGCGGGAGGCCGAGGGCTACCGTCTCAACGGCAAGAAGTGCCTGGTGCTGGGCGCACCCTGGGCCAGCCATCTGCTGGTCAGCGCGCGCACCGCGGGCACCTCGCGCGAGCGCGACGGTATCAGCCTGTTCCTCGTCGAGAACGATGCCAAGGGGCTGCGGCGCCTGGACTATCCGACAGTGGATGGCAGCCGCGCCGCCGATATTCATTTCGACAACCTGTGGGTGCCGCAAAGCGCCTTGCTGGGGCCGGAAGGTCAGGGCTTTGCCCTGTTGCAGGGCGTGCTCGACGAGGCCCGGCTGGCGCATTGCGCCGAGGCGGTCGGCTGCATGCAGCGGATGCTCGCCGACACCCTGGCCTATGCCCGCGAGCGGCGGCAGTTCGGCGTGCCCATCGGCAGCTTCCAGGTGCTCCAGCACCGCATGGTGGAGATGCATATCCAGATCGAGCAGACGCTGTCGCTGACCTATCTGGCGGCCATGCGCGCCCTGGCATCACCCGCCGATCTCGCGCTCGCTGCCTGCGCGGCAACGGCGCAGGCCATCAAGGCCCTGCGCTTCGTCGGCCAGGCCGCGGTGCAGATCCACGGCGGCATGGGCATTACCGAGGAGCTGGCGTTGGGGCACTACTTCAAGCGGGCCACGGTGATGGAGCAGCAGTTCGGCTCCCTCGACCACCACGTGCGCCGGTACGCCAGCCTGGCGCTACCGCGGAGGGCACAGGCATGA
- a CDS encoding nitronate monooxygenase family protein, producing the protein MKTRITELLGIRYPIIQGGMMWVGRAEMAAAVSNAGGLGILTALTQPTPEALAAEIERCRTLTDQPFGVNLTLLPSINPPPYEQYLDVIIASGVKVLETAGNNPGEYIAKAKAAGITVIHKCVAVRHALKAQSLGVDAVSIDGFECAGHPGEDDVPGLVLIPLAARRLQVPVIASGGIADGDGMAAALTLGAEGVNMGTRFCATREAPIHENIKRALVGATERDTRLIFRTLHNTARVLRNPISEEVVSIEQRGNAKFEDIRHLVAGARGRAALESGASDDGIVTAGQCVGLIDDIPTCAELLERMVRDCRAALERARTLAC; encoded by the coding sequence ATGAAGACACGCATTACCGAACTGCTCGGCATCCGCTATCCGATCATCCAGGGCGGCATGATGTGGGTTGGCCGTGCCGAGATGGCCGCCGCCGTCTCCAACGCCGGCGGCCTGGGCATCCTCACCGCGCTGACCCAGCCGACCCCGGAGGCGCTGGCCGCCGAGATCGAGCGTTGCCGCACGCTGACCGACCAGCCGTTCGGGGTCAACCTGACCCTGTTGCCGTCGATCAACCCGCCGCCCTACGAGCAATACCTGGACGTCATCATCGCCAGCGGTGTGAAGGTGCTGGAGACCGCCGGCAACAACCCCGGCGAGTACATCGCAAAGGCCAAGGCCGCCGGCATAACGGTGATCCACAAGTGCGTGGCCGTGCGCCATGCGCTGAAGGCGCAGAGCCTGGGGGTGGACGCGGTGTCCATCGACGGCTTCGAATGCGCCGGCCACCCCGGCGAGGACGACGTACCCGGCCTGGTGCTGATCCCGCTGGCCGCGCGCCGCCTGCAGGTGCCAGTGATCGCGTCGGGCGGCATCGCCGACGGCGACGGCATGGCCGCCGCCCTGACACTGGGGGCGGAAGGGGTGAACATGGGCACACGCTTCTGCGCCACCCGCGAGGCGCCGATCCACGAGAACATCAAGCGTGCCCTGGTCGGCGCTACCGAGCGCGATACCCGGCTGATCTTCCGCACCCTGCACAACACTGCACGGGTGCTGCGCAACCCGATCTCCGAGGAAGTGGTGAGCATCGAGCAGCGCGGCAACGCGAAATTCGAGGATATCCGCCACCTGGTGGCCGGCGCCCGTGGTCGTGCCGCGCTGGAGAGTGGGGCGTCCGACGACGGCATCGTCACCGCCGGCCAGTGCGTCGGCCTGATCGACGACATTCCGACCTGCGCCGAACTGCTCGAACGCATGGTCCGCGACTGCCGCGCCGCTCTCGAGCGTGCGCGGACACTGGCTTGCTGA
- a CDS encoding PaaI family thioesterase, with product MNSQDPVEPGCEPELPPGFQPMARPGFVNNCGGMYVNLERRMVAARILPEHLNPLGIAHGGFLATLADTGFGTAIKLTAGSELPPATINLDMDYLSPALPGRWIEVQVQIHKLGRSISVASCSLLDGDTLVARGKGTFINNTRSLHGRTQ from the coding sequence GTGAATTCGCAAGACCCTGTCGAGCCCGGCTGCGAGCCGGAGCTGCCGCCTGGCTTCCAGCCGATGGCCCGTCCCGGCTTCGTCAACAACTGCGGTGGCATGTACGTGAACCTGGAACGCCGGATGGTCGCCGCGCGCATCCTGCCGGAACATCTCAACCCGCTGGGCATCGCCCATGGCGGCTTTCTCGCCACCCTGGCCGACACCGGCTTTGGCACCGCGATCAAGCTGACCGCAGGTTCCGAGCTGCCGCCGGCCACCATCAACCTCGACATGGACTACCTGAGCCCGGCGCTGCCCGGGCGCTGGATCGAGGTCCAGGTGCAGATCCACAAGCTTGGCCGCAGCATCAGCGTGGCCAGTTGCAGCCTGCTCGACGGCGACACCCTGGTGGCGCGGGGCAAGGGCACCTTCATCAACAACACGCGCAGCCTGCACGGCCGGACGCAGTGA
- a CDS encoding thiolase, translated as MNSSLRGKTAIVGIGSAGIGEAHGFSAMELLGEASLKAIADAGLKLSDVDAVFAATSSHAFPTLSVCEYLGIKPKFVDGTNVGGSSFEWHLLQATLALQAGLCDVALICYGSNQRTAGGKLVSMSEPQWHETAYKPRHPITSYALAASRYMHQYGTTREQLAEVALAARGWANLNPEAFARGPLTMDDVLAARMVSDPLSAADCCLVTDGAGACIMVRADRARDLPNKPAYFLGAAGAQWHRSVVCMPDLTVTAASESGPRAMQMAGVSHADVDLVMLYDAFTINTILFLEDLGFCAKGEGGHFVQGGRIAPGGELAVNTNGGGLSCVHPGMYGMFLILEAVTQIRGQAGARQLKKADIALLHGNGGTLSSQVTAFLGSEAVL; from the coding sequence ATGAATTCGTCCCTCCGCGGCAAGACCGCCATCGTCGGTATCGGCAGCGCCGGCATCGGCGAGGCCCACGGCTTCAGCGCCATGGAACTGCTCGGCGAGGCCTCGCTGAAGGCCATCGCCGATGCCGGGCTGAAACTCTCCGACGTCGACGCGGTATTCGCCGCCACCAGTTCCCATGCCTTCCCGACGCTGTCGGTGTGCGAATACCTCGGCATCAAACCCAAATTCGTCGATGGCACCAATGTCGGCGGCTCCAGCTTCGAATGGCACTTGCTGCAGGCGACCCTGGCGCTGCAGGCCGGGCTGTGCGACGTGGCGCTGATCTGCTACGGCTCCAACCAGCGCACCGCCGGCGGCAAGCTGGTGTCGATGAGCGAACCGCAGTGGCACGAGACGGCGTACAAGCCACGCCATCCGATCACTTCCTATGCGCTGGCGGCCAGCCGGTACATGCACCAGTACGGCACCACCCGCGAGCAACTGGCGGAAGTGGCGCTGGCCGCGCGGGGCTGGGCCAACCTCAATCCCGAGGCCTTCGCTCGCGGTCCGCTGACGATGGACGACGTCCTTGCCGCGCGGATGGTCAGCGATCCGTTGAGCGCCGCCGACTGCTGCCTGGTCACCGATGGCGCCGGCGCCTGCATCATGGTCCGCGCCGATCGCGCCCGAGATTTGCCGAACAAGCCGGCGTACTTCCTCGGCGCTGCCGGTGCGCAATGGCACCGCTCGGTGGTGTGCATGCCCGACCTGACCGTCACCGCCGCCTCGGAAAGCGGTCCGCGCGCCATGCAGATGGCCGGCGTGAGCCACGCCGATGTGGACCTGGTGATGCTCTATGACGCCTTCACCATCAACACCATCCTGTTCCTCGAAGACCTCGGTTTCTGCGCCAAGGGGGAGGGCGGCCACTTCGTCCAGGGTGGGCGTATCGCTCCCGGCGGCGAGCTGGCGGTGAATACCAACGGTGGCGGCCTGTCCTGCGTGCATCCGGGGATGTACGGGATGTTCCTGATCCTCGAAGCGGTAACGCAGATTCGTGGCCAGGCAGGCGCGCGACAGCTGAAGAAGGCCGATATCGCCCTGCTGCATGGCAATGGCGGCACGCTGTCGAGCCAGGTCACGGCCTTCCTGGGGAGTGAAGCGGTGCTCTGA
- a CDS encoding enoyl-CoA hydratase/isomerase family protein, which produces MNASTIDLSIDNGLATLVMARPERKNALIPQMFAELLDALTDLRRNPEVRAVLLTGAGNDFCSGGDIGNMQGDYIEAANVRRRMEENNRLLMAMVDFDKPIIAAVDGAAYGAGFSIALAADFVIASERARFCMSFARLGLGPDLGASYTLPRIVGLQKAREIIFSAREVSAQEAQQLGIALEVHPADSFRARAQELARAMANLSPTAFSMTKRLLGVSLESDLLTMLDAEASNQAVSMASTYLKEAAGRFARKEAPLYQWPAAKRDNA; this is translated from the coding sequence ATGAATGCGTCGACCATCGACCTGTCCATCGACAACGGCCTGGCCACTCTGGTCATGGCCCGTCCCGAGCGCAAGAACGCCCTGATCCCGCAGATGTTTGCTGAGCTGCTCGACGCACTGACGGATCTGCGACGCAATCCTGAAGTGCGAGCCGTATTGCTCACTGGCGCTGGAAACGATTTCTGCTCCGGTGGCGACATTGGCAACATGCAGGGCGATTACATCGAGGCCGCGAATGTCCGGCGCCGCATGGAGGAAAACAATCGCCTCCTGATGGCCATGGTCGACTTTGACAAGCCGATCATCGCTGCGGTTGACGGTGCTGCCTACGGTGCCGGTTTCAGCATCGCGCTCGCGGCGGATTTTGTGATTGCCTCTGAGCGGGCGCGTTTCTGCATGTCCTTTGCCCGCCTTGGCCTGGGGCCGGATCTGGGGGCGTCCTATACGCTGCCGCGTATCGTCGGACTGCAGAAAGCCAGGGAAATCATCTTCTCCGCCCGCGAAGTTTCCGCGCAGGAAGCCCAGCAGTTGGGCATCGCCCTTGAAGTCCATCCGGCAGACAGCTTCCGCGCTCGCGCCCAAGAGCTGGCCCGAGCCATGGCCAACCTGTCGCCCACTGCCTTCAGCATGACCAAGCGTCTTCTTGGCGTCTCACTGGAGAGCGACCTGCTCACGATGCTCGATGCCGAAGCCAGTAACCAGGCGGTGAGCATGGCCTCTACCTACCTCAAGGAGGCTGCCGGGCGCTTTGCTCGCAAGGAGGCGCCGCTCTATCAGTGGCCCGCCGCCAAGCGCGATAACGCCTGA